GGGCAGCCACCTTCGGCGAGATGGTCACTGATCTGGCCCTTTCGCCCGACGGCACCCGCGCCGCCGCGCTCGGCAAGGAAGACGGAAAGTGGACGGTCATGGTTGACGGCTCTGTCTGGCAGGGACGTTACGACATGGCATGGGCGCCGGTATTCAGCCCGGACAGCCGCCATGTGGGTGCCTGCGTCGAGAAGAACGGCAAGTTCACCGTGGTCGTCGACGGACGTGAATACGGGCACGCCTGCGAGCAGTGCTGGTCGCCCGCCTTCAGTCCCGACTCGAAATACGTGCTGATCCGGTGCGTCGAGGGCGGGAAGTACTTCCGTCGCGTGGTGCCTGTCGCCGAAATCGCCGGATAGGAGGGGAAGCAATGCAAAGCTTGTACAACTTCGTAAGCGGCCCCCTTGTCTGGGTTGCCTTCATCGTCTTCATCGGCGGCAGCGTCTGGCGTCTGGCCTCGCTTCTGAGCCTCGCGAAGAAGAAGGATACCTACGTCTTCGAATACTGGAGCTGGAGCCATGTGTTCAGCTCCATCGGCCATTGGCTCACTCCCTTCGGGAGCACGAACTGGCGCATGCAGCCGGTGATGAGCGTGGTGACCTTTGTATTCCACATCGGTCTCATCCTCGTCCCCATCTTTACGATGGGACACATCGTGCTGCTGGAAGAGGGCGCTCTGGGATGGAGCTGGCCCACTCTGCCCGATCAGGTTGCGGACATCGCCGCCTTCATCGTGCTTGGCGGTTGCGCCTACTTCGCGTGGCGCAGGTTCGCCCTCCCGCAGGTCAAGTTCGTCACCAGTCCTTCGGACTTCGGTATTCTTGCCGTTGTCGCGGCTCCGTTCCTCACTGGCATCATGGCCTATCACCACATCGGCGATCCGCTGCTCGTGACCACGCTGCACGTGCTCGCCGGTGAACTGATGCTGGTGTGCATTCCGTTTACGCGGCTTGCGCATATGCTCTACTTCGTCTTCACCCGCGGCTACACCGCTTCCGAGTTCGGAGCCGTGCGCCATGTGAAGGACTGGTAGGCAGGGGACGCGACACTATCTCTTCAAGGAGCAAGGAATATGTCTGAAAATACCGAAATGGCGGCAAGCGCCGAAGCCGCGGCGACCTTCCTCCAGAAGGTTCAGGCCAAGGCCGAGAGTGATCGGGCTGCTGGCCGCTACGAGTATGACAAGATCGAGGACATCGGTCTCGACGAGGGCATCAAGAAGCTGACGCCCGAGCGCATCGAGACGGTGATCAATCAGGTGTTGCAGGGCGAGTGCGGAGCGAGGCTGCGGGCGTATGTCGAAACCTGCGTCCACTGTGGTCTGTGCTCCGAGGCCTGCCACCATTATCTGTCCAACGACAAGAATCCCAAGTATTCCCCCGTTGGCAAGGTCAAGCGCACCATCTGGATGATGCTGCAGAAGAAGGGACGGCTGACCCCCGCGGAAGTTCGCGAGTGTTCGGTCATCGCCTCGACGGAGTGCAACCTCTGCCGTCGCTGCCTCCAGTACTGTCCCTTCGGCATCGACATCGCCTATATGTTGCAGACCGTGCGTCGTATCTGTTCCAAGCTGGGCGTCACGCCGCAGTACATTCAGGATACCACGCACAGCCATGCCGCGACCATGAACCAGATGTGGGTCAAGGAAGACGAGTGGGTCGATACCCTGCAGTGGCAGGAAGACGAAGCCCGCGACGAATTCCCCACCATCCGCATTCCGGTCGCCAAGGAAGGCGCGGACTTCATGTACTCGGTCATCGCGCCCGAGCCGAAGTTCCGTACGCATCTCATCTATCAGGCCGCGGCCATCTTCCATACCGCCGGATGCGATTGGACGATGCCCGAGGAGCCGGGATGGGATAACTCCGACATGGCCATGTTCACTGGCGATTTCGAGACCATGGGCCGCGTGAAGAAGGTCCACTACGAGGCCGCGCAGCGGCTGCGGGTCAAGAAGATCGTCATGGGCGAATGCGGTCACGCCTTCCGAAGCGTCTATGACGTGGGCAACCGTTGGTTGGGCTGGAAGATGCCGCCCATTCCCATGGTGCACTCCATCGAGTTCTTCTACGAGCTCATCCGCGACGGAAAGATCAAGTGTCGTGAGAAGTTCCCTGAAAAGGTCACCTTCCACGATCCCTGCAACACCGTGCGCGGACGTGGTCTGCACGAGATGGGCCGTTACGTGGCCAATGCCTTTACGCTGGGCGTGGTTGAAATGTCGCCCAACCGCGAGCACAACCTGTGCTGCAACGCGGGTGGCGGCGTGATCAACTGCGGGCCGCCGTGGAAGACCAAGCGCGTGCTTTCCAACAAGGCCAAGGCCGAGCAGCTTGCACGCATGAAGGACATGGGCATCGACACCATCGTTTCGCCGTGCCACAACTGCCATGGCGGACTCGAAGACATCATTCATCACTATGGACTGGAGATGAAGCTCAAGTTCCTTGGTGACCTGATCTTCGAGTTTATGGTGAGGCCCGACTCCGAGTAGCGGGAGCCACGACCAGCAACCAGTCGCGGATGCTTGGCTGTCGGGCATCCGCGCAGAGGGGATACGACCATGAAAATGAAGAGACTGGGCATCTTCGCGGCCGTGGCTGCCCTTGCGACATTCCTGTGCATCGCCACGGCCTATTCGCAGGACGACATCGTTCAGCTTGACGATCCCGCCTTCAATGGCGGGCAGCGTCCGCCGGCGGTGTTCGCGCACGATCTCCATAACGAGAAAGCCGAGATCGACGACTGCGCTGCCTGTCATCATGTCTATGAGAACGGTCAGCGTGTCGAAGGTCAGGATTCCGTGGGCACCTCCTGCTCGGAGTGCCACGAACTGAAGAATAAGGGCTCCCAGCCCGGCCTGATGCTCGCCTACCATAAGCAGTGCAAGACCTGCCACGAGGAAAAGGGCAAGGGCCCCGTCGCGTGCGGCGAGTGCCACACCGGCAAGTAAACGGTTTCAGGCGGAGCGCACCACGTGCCGGAGCGCTCCGCTTTGCTTCCCACGTTCTGCGCATCATGTGCGTATGTTCGTCCTCATCCAGCACCCCGTGCAGTTGACGCCTTTGGCGGTCCTCTGCGCGGGGTGTCGTGGTTTTTGGTGGTCTGGGCGTCGGGGAGACGGACGCGGCGAAGCGTCGCGGGTAGACCTGAACGAAGGAGGCGTCGGATGGGGAAGGGGACTTCCTGATGCGTCTGACGCGTGCCAGCAGGGCGCTGTCGTCGAGACGATGCGTTGACGACCGACGAGGGCGTGTGGTGGCGAAGGGAAGGCGCGGGCTGGGCTGGACTGCTGGCGACTGTTTCGCCGTGCGTTTGGTCCGTATCCCCGTGCGATTTGATCGTTTGGGGTGTTTGCGAACGACAGGCGTGGTTGCCGAGCCTTGTTCGGGGCGGTATACTGGAATTCCTGTCAGCCGCCGACTCCGTTCATGGGGCGGAATCGACGGTCGCGAAGCCGCATGAATCCTCGCTCGCATCGGTGGCGTCTGATTTTTTTGAGCTTCAAACAAAAAAGCCGTTGACAAGAGCAGGGCGTCTGGCTATTTAGCGATTCCCGGTTGCGGGAAGGCGGGCGGATAGCTCAGCTGGGAGAGCATCGGCCTTACAAGCCGAGGGTCACAGGTTCGAGCCCTGTTCCGCCCACCACCAACCAAAATGCGGAGCTGTAGTTAAGTCGGTTATAACGCTGGCCTGTCACGCCAGA
The sequence above is drawn from the Desulfobaculum xiamenense genome and encodes:
- the tmcC gene encoding TmcC family electron transfer complex membrane anchor subunit, whose protein sequence is MQSLYNFVSGPLVWVAFIVFIGGSVWRLASLLSLAKKKDTYVFEYWSWSHVFSSIGHWLTPFGSTNWRMQPVMSVVTFVFHIGLILVPIFTMGHIVLLEEGALGWSWPTLPDQVADIAAFIVLGGCAYFAWRRFALPQVKFVTSPSDFGILAVVAAPFLTGIMAYHHIGDPLLVTTLHVLAGELMLVCIPFTRLAHMLYFVFTRGYTASEFGAVRHVKDW
- the tmcB gene encoding electron transfer complex ferredoxin TmcB codes for the protein MSENTEMAASAEAAATFLQKVQAKAESDRAAGRYEYDKIEDIGLDEGIKKLTPERIETVINQVLQGECGARLRAYVETCVHCGLCSEACHHYLSNDKNPKYSPVGKVKRTIWMMLQKKGRLTPAEVRECSVIASTECNLCRRCLQYCPFGIDIAYMLQTVRRICSKLGVTPQYIQDTTHSHAATMNQMWVKEDEWVDTLQWQEDEARDEFPTIRIPVAKEGADFMYSVIAPEPKFRTHLIYQAAAIFHTAGCDWTMPEEPGWDNSDMAMFTGDFETMGRVKKVHYEAAQRLRVKKIVMGECGHAFRSVYDVGNRWLGWKMPPIPMVHSIEFFYELIRDGKIKCREKFPEKVTFHDPCNTVRGRGLHEMGRYVANAFTLGVVEMSPNREHNLCCNAGGGVINCGPPWKTKRVLSNKAKAEQLARMKDMGIDTIVSPCHNCHGGLEDIIHHYGLEMKLKFLGDLIFEFMVRPDSE
- the tmcA gene encoding acidic tetraheme cytochrome c3 TmcA — its product is MKMKRLGIFAAVAALATFLCIATAYSQDDIVQLDDPAFNGGQRPPAVFAHDLHNEKAEIDDCAACHHVYENGQRVEGQDSVGTSCSECHELKNKGSQPGLMLAYHKQCKTCHEEKGKGPVACGECHTGK